Proteins encoded together in one Cicer arietinum cultivar CDC Frontier isolate Library 1 chromosome 4, Cicar.CDCFrontier_v2.0, whole genome shotgun sequence window:
- the LOC140919996 gene encoding uncharacterized protein codes for MAPFEALYGRRCRTPLCWFETGDSLVLGPEIVQQTTDKVKMIQEKMRASQSRQKSYHDKRRKNLEFQEGDHVFLRVTPTTGVGRALKMRKLTPRFIGPYQILKCVGNVAYQIALPPSLSNLHSVFHVSQLRKYIFDPSHVIESDKVQIKENLTFETLPLRIEDRKIKELRGKTIPLVKVVWGGASGESATWEVESQMRDFYPELLSPGVVIVNLLNMLLIYICGVDESIWETVIKNYVVVNYIFQAVKLKYWDYDFKWKIPLKQFLLHSLRADLSNGWDFLCYAKPYVHN; via the exons ATGGCCCCTTTTGAGGCGTTGTATGGGAGAAGATGTAGGACCCCTCTGTGTTGGTTTGAGACGGGTGATAGCCTTGTGTTAGGACCCGAGATTGTTCAACAGACTACTGacaaagtaaaaatgattcagGAAAAGATGAGAGCATCTCAGAGTAGGCAAAAGAGTTACCAtgataaaagaaggaaaaacctcgaatttcaagaag gtgatcatgtatttctgagagttacTCCAACGACTGGGGTTGGTCGGGCATTAAAAATGCGAAAGCTTACTCCTCGGTTTATAGGACCCTACCAAATTCTTAAATGTGTCGGTAATGTAGCATATCAGATCGCGTTGCCTCCATCTCTTTCTAATCTTCATAGTGTCTTTCATGTGTCTCAACTCCGTAAGTACATTTTCGATCCCTCGCACGTGATTGAGTCAGACAAggtccaaataaaagagaatctaaCTTTTGAGACCTTACCGTTACGGATTGAGGACCGAAAGATCAAGGAATTAAGGGGTAAGACAATTCCATTGGTTAAGGTTGTCTGGGGAGGTGCTAGTGGTGAAAGTGCTACGTGGGAAGTTGAAAGTCAGATGCGTGACTTTTATCCCGAACTGCTTTCTCCAg GTGTAGTCATAGTTAACCTTCTTAATATGTTGTTGATATATATTTGTGGGGTAGATGAAAGTATATGGGAAACCGTGATAAAGAATTATGTTGTGGTGAACTACATATTCCAAGCagtaaaactaaaatattgGGACTATGATTTCAAATGGAAAATTCCTTTAAAACAATTCCTTCTGCATAGCTTAAGAGCTGATTTATCTAATGGTTGGGACTTTCTTTGTTATGCAAAGCCTTACGTGCATAATTAG